One bacterium genomic region harbors:
- a CDS encoding helix-turn-helix domain-containing protein encodes MAKRSAPNNKQDGTMVRVSVSEAARLFGLSAQTIRRAIKDGEIRYVVVRGRYRISFESLLEWSQKKMTTKNKLQKQGIGQYVGQWRIRNKLYSPNPGMVDQP; translated from the coding sequence ATGGCGAAACGATCAGCACCGAACAACAAGCAGGACGGGACCATGGTACGCGTCTCGGTCTCCGAAGCCGCGCGGCTGTTTGGGCTCTCCGCACAGACCATTCGCCGTGCTATCAAGGACGGCGAGATTCGCTACGTCGTCGTGCGCGGAAGGTACCGCATCTCCTTCGAGTCGCTCCTCGAGTGGTCGCAGAAAAAAATGACCACGAAGAACAAGCTCCAGAAACAGGGCATCGGTCAGTACGTGGGACAGTGGCGGATCCGCAACAAGCTCTACTCCCCCAATCCGGGCATGGTTGATCAACCCTAG
- a CDS encoding glycosyltransferase family 4 protein encodes MERIRVAMIGTKGMPATIGGVERHVEALSQRLVAGGFSVTVYGRSWYLDRHPGTERTYRGVRVVVLQSVRTKHLDAISHTFLATLHAMRERADVYHFHGVGPALLAWMPRVFRPRSTVFVTFHSVDRLHAKWGIVARAMLTIGEWAACTFPHETIAVGEVLTAYCTARYGAHPVCIANGVAEPSPAARSRAAQDMLRSHGITPKRYLFVASRLVAHKEIHTVIRAFRQLRRERPDLGGIQLVIAGSPTFTEQYEEELRVAASGDPAVLFLGQRSGLMLEALFANALAFVHASRSEGLPLAVLEAAAAGTMPIVSDIPEHREVIARIGGMLFETGNMWDLLCKLEVALSGAAHLARIGGDAQRAVLRHYHWDRIAVCTAERYRAHTVNRYARVHALSPRLVRSAV; translated from the coding sequence ATGGAACGGATCCGTGTCGCTATGATCGGAACAAAGGGCATGCCGGCCACCATTGGTGGTGTGGAGCGGCACGTCGAAGCACTGAGCCAGCGCCTCGTCGCGGGTGGGTTTTCCGTGACCGTGTACGGCCGGTCGTGGTACCTCGATCGGCATCCGGGGACCGAGCGGACCTACCGCGGTGTTCGCGTTGTGGTACTCCAATCGGTTCGCACAAAGCACCTCGATGCCATCTCACACACGTTCCTCGCCACGCTCCATGCGATGCGCGAGCGGGCGGATGTCTACCATTTCCATGGCGTTGGTCCGGCACTCCTTGCGTGGATGCCGCGGGTGTTTCGTCCGCGGAGCACGGTGTTTGTCACGTTCCATTCTGTGGATCGTCTGCACGCGAAGTGGGGCATCGTCGCGCGCGCCATGCTCACGATTGGTGAGTGGGCGGCGTGCACCTTCCCACACGAGACCATCGCGGTCGGTGAGGTACTCACGGCGTACTGCACGGCGCGCTACGGTGCGCATCCGGTGTGCATTGCCAATGGCGTCGCGGAGCCATCTCCCGCTGCGCGATCCCGTGCGGCGCAGGATATGCTGCGGTCGCATGGGATTACCCCGAAGCGCTACCTCTTTGTCGCGTCGCGGCTCGTTGCACACAAGGAGATCCACACCGTGATTCGTGCATTCCGGCAGCTCCGTCGCGAGCGGCCAGACCTCGGTGGCATCCAGCTCGTCATTGCCGGATCGCCGACGTTCACCGAGCAGTACGAGGAGGAGCTCCGCGTTGCAGCGTCGGGTGACCCCGCGGTGCTGTTCCTCGGGCAGCGGTCCGGTCTCATGCTGGAAGCACTCTTCGCGAACGCGCTCGCATTTGTGCACGCATCGCGTTCCGAGGGTCTCCCGCTCGCCGTGCTCGAGGCGGCTGCGGCCGGAACGATGCCAATCGTCTCGGATATCCCTGAGCACCGCGAGGTTATTGCGCGGATCGGCGGGATGCTCTTTGAGACCGGCAACATGTGGGATCTCCTCTGCAAACTCGAAGTTGCGCTCTCGGGTGCTGCGCACCTCGCCCGCATCGGTGGAGATGCGCAGCGCGCGGTGCTCCGACACTACCACTGGGATCGCATTGCCGTGTGTACAGCGGAACGGTACCGCGCGCATACTGTCAATCGGTACGCTCGCGTACACGCGCTCTCCCCGCGTCTCGTCCGCTCCGCGGTGTGA